A segment of the Mogibacterium diversum genome:
CAGTTAATTAGCATTTTGTAAAAACTTTGTGCTTCATGTTCTCTCAAACGCTTTAAATTATTGTATTCTCCGTTACTATCATTTATTTTAGAAAAAAATAAATGATCTATTATATTGAAAACTGTGTCTATACTTTGAGCTATATTTATGTTTTCTATCTCATTATCTATTTGCTTCTCTATTTCAAGTATACTGAATATATTAATATTATTTTCAAAACATAACTGCCCAACTTTTGTTTTTGCCTTATTTGAGTTATTGTCTGTTATAACATCGCTATGAGAAATATTTTCTAGAATTTCTTCTGCCTTTTTCTTTTTAACTTCATCAGAATCAGAATTAACTAACAGTGGATTTTTTATATCATCAACAATTTTATCATAATCTTCAACTAATATTTTTCGTCCTTTGACAAAATTTTCTACTTTAAAATTTTGTCTACAATATCCGCCTTTAACAATATGAATTTCTGGCAACAAGTATTTTAAATCTCCAGTGCTATTATTAAAAATCTCTCCAAATCTACATACCCTTCCAATTAAATTTTTAAAAGACGATGGCGATAAATAACTATTCCCCTCTCGTGTCAAGCGACTGACACAAAATATATTGTCTATTTTTAGACAGCAAAAAGAGAGTGATTTCTCACTCCCTCTTGCGTCTATTTCCATATGATTTTTTGAACTATACTACCTTCACAGATAACCGACTCAACATACTTTTCCATAAGTTCTCGTGTAAGTTCATTATCTGTTACAACTTCTGTTTCATTAGAAGATAGTTTTATCTTTTCATCAAGCCTATCAAATTCATTATCTATCTGGTTTTTACTTTCTACAAACTTATCTTTTGTCATTTTACCAAGCTTATATTTTTCAAAATCAGACATTTTTTTCGCCTGAAGCTTTTCCATCTTCTTCTCTATATCTTTAATACTTATTTTTTCTTTGGGCTTCACTTCTGCTTCACCATATTTCTCTTTAATAAGTGCAAGCACCTGATCCTCTAACTTATCTACTCTTGAGTTTTTATGTTCTACATTATTGCACTTGCAGATCCTACAATGAAAATACTTATGTATTCTCATACTTCCATCTGGTCGCTTAAATTTTGATTGAGTAAGTCCCAGAATATGGTTACAAGTAGGACATCTTGCAAATCCTTGTAATGGAGAATGCTTTCTCCATGGATAGTCAGTATTTTTCCCTTTTAAGAAACTATTATTTTCTTTGATAGCTTGAACCTTTTCAAACTCTTCTCTTGAGATAATAGCCTCATGATGTTCATAAACTCTACTCCATTCCTCTTTGGGATTAAGTTTAAAACTACCAGGAGTCAATACCGACTTTTCTTGCATATTGAAGACATAAGTGCCTGTGTAATTTTCATTGGATAAAATATCCACCACTGTACCATTTGTCCATGTTGGTGCGTCTCTTGTATCTGATGACACTATGTTATATTCATAATCCATATTGGTAAGTTCTTTTTTACGCTCGTTTGGTGTTGGTATATTCTCTTCATTCATAACTACTGCAATCTTTCTCGATGCAAGTCCTGTAAGTGCTAAATCATATACCTTCCTCACAATCCAAGCTGTCTTTTCATCAATAATAATGTTGTGCTTATTATCCGGATCTTTCATATAACCAAATGGTGGACTCCAAGCAAGAAACTTTCCTTGCTTCTTTAGTTCAGTAGTAACTGTCTTTACTTTCTGCGAAATATCTTTTGTATAGAAGTCATATAACAATCCTTTAAACTGAATATCAAAATCCGTCCCATTTCCTTTTTCCTTAGCACTGTCATATCCATCATTAATAGCAATAAATCTAATACCAAGAAACGGAAATATATTCTCCAGATAATCACCAAGGGTAATATAATCTCTCATAAACCTCGACAAGTCTTTTACAATTATGGCATTGATTTTACCATTCTTAACTTCTTCAAGCATTCTTTGAAAAGATGGTCTTTTCTCATTTGTCCCTGTATATCCATCGTCAACATATTCTTCTCTTTTGAAGCTTTTAAATTCGTCATTTCTATTAAGAAAATCATTTAGGAAATACCTTTGGTTGACGATACTTTCGCTCTCATCTTTCTTCATCTGATCTTCTACAGATAATCTGATATAAAGGGCAATCTTACTCATACTTTACACCTCCCATCAAACTATCCATATTAAATTTAAAGATTATTTCAAAGTTATGATTGCCATAGACAATTATCTTTTCCACTAAGCTATGAATTAAATCAGCTGGTAATTTTTCAACCTTTTTTGCCGAAAACACATCCTTAATCCACTTAATAGATGTTTTATTATCCCTTTCAAGGTCTTTTACAACCTTTTCAATAGCAATAACTTCATTATTGATTGTTGCAATATGACTTAAAGCAATCTCCCTTTTCAGACTATATGTTTCCCTATCAATCTTGCCTAAGCTATATTCTTCATAAGCTTTTTGAATTAGGAATTCTTCCTTCTCCGTCTTAATTTTAAGCTTTGAAATATCTTTGTTTAGCTTACCAATACTTTCAGAAAATCTTTTAGAAACTCTTTCTATTAGCTTTGTCTTGCTTGTAGCCTTAGTAATAAAATCTGCTACCTTTTCTGACATTGCTTTATCTAAGTCTCTCTCCATAATAAATACTCTTACTTCGTTATCTATCTTGCCTGTGCAAGTATCGTTTTGAAAAGAGTAATAAAGCCTATCATGGTTTGTCCCGTAAATTCTGGTTCTTCGATAAAGTTCCTTACCTGTTGCATTATTAAAAATCAAGCCCTTATATCTATTCTCATAATCTCTTTCAAAGTTATGCATCTCTGCACCAAAAGCATTGTTCTTTAATCTATTTGCTCGCCCTTGCAGCACTTTTTCAAAGTCTTCTTTTGAGATAATAGGTTCATGAGCATTTTCATATATAATATGCTGGCTTTCATCTACAAATTGTTGCTTCATTCCTTTTGCAAGATTTTGTTGCTTAACGCCTTGCACCAAAGTTCCCGTATAAGTTCTATTAGTAAGCATTTTGGAAATAGTACCTTTATTCCACTGCGGATCACCATTCTGTCTATAAATTCTACCTGTTTTGTAATAGACCATTCCTGTAGCATAACCCATAGTATTAAAGTGCTTTGCAACCTCATATTGGCTTTTTCCTTCAAGTGTTAGTCGGAACATTTCTTCAACAATGGTTCGAACATTCTCATCAACTTCTAACTTCTGTCCCTCTTTTAATTTCACTACCTTATATCCATAGGGCGGAACAGAACCAATAAAATATCCATTTCTTGCCCTATTATGTTTACTTGTCTTTATCTTTACAGAAATGTCTTTAGCATACATATCATTGACGATATTCTTAAGAGTTACTTCAAATGACTTCTTAGAGTCTAAATCCTTAACGGTATCAACCTTATCATTAACAGAAATAAACCTTACTCCCAAGAACGGAAATACCTTGTCTATGAGTCTTCCCATCTCAAGATATTCTCTTCCAAGTCTTGATAAGTCCCTTATGATAATACAATTAATTCTTCTTTCACGAATATCTTGCATCATCTCCTGAAACTGTGGTCTTTCAAAATTTGTCCCACTATATTCATAGTCTGTGTAAATATTTACGACTTTAATATTTTCCTTTAAAGCATACTCTTTACAACAAAGCACCTGTGTTTCGATAGACGATGATTTCTCACGCCACTCTTCTTTTCTTTCACTGGATAATCTTGTATATATTCCAGCTTTATAAAATACTTTTTGTGTTTGTTCTTCACTTTTTCTTATATATCTTTTGGAAGTCCTTGCCATTAACAAACACCTCCAACTGCAAGCATAGGTTCAACTCTTTCTAAATGCTCACCAAATAGCTTGCCCATTGATATTAGTCTTGCCTTATGTGTATCCTTAGCTTCAACCTTATCACTATCCACAATTGCTTGAAGCAGGTTCACTGTTTCAATATTGTTGAAGACAAAGTTAATTACATTATCTTCTCCAATCTCAATACGATCTATAAAAGACACTAAAGACAATCGATTTAGTTCATCACTTTCAGGATTAGGAACTATCTCAGAAACGAAACTACCTTTATCGTTTATCTTCATTTTCAGTTCATTTACGATATTTTGCTTTGTAATAATTTGTTTCTCAATTTCCCTAATCTTAATAAGATAATTTTTTCTAAATCGTTCAAATTCTTCAGTCGTTATAAGTTCTTCTTCTAAATCCATATAAAGAGATTGTCTAAGTCTTTCATACTTTCTTTTTTCTGCATATAATGACTCAAAATCAACTTTTAATTTAAACTTTGACGCATCTATTTCGCTAACTTTTTTAAGCAGTTCATTGTACTTAGATAGATATTCATTTAATGCATGAATAGTTGCATGAGTAACATAGTCTTCTTTTACACTATGTCTTGAACACTCTCCAGCATTGTTATATTCAGAGCAAATGTAGAAAATCTTGTCTCTTACTTTTCGCCTAATCATAGGACTTCCACAATCTTTGCAATAAAGCATACCTGATAATATATATGGCTTATCTTTAGACTGTTTCACATCACGAAGTAGCATTTTGTTTGCAAGTGCAAAGATGGATTTTGATACTATGCTTTCATGAGCATTTTCTATTGCTATCCAGTCTTCTTTGGAAACATCGACTTCATGCTTTGATTTATAATTTAATTTTGTGGTTTTTCCTTGTTCCAGGACACCAATATAAACCTTATTTGAAATAATACGGTTTACCATCTTAGCATCCCACTTTGCTTTTTTCACAACAAAACCAGTATTGAAGTTATCACCATTATTTTCTTTGTGCTTTGATGGTGTAACTGTTCCAATACTGTTTAGAAAGTCGGCAATAGCCTTTGAGGAATAACCCTCTATTTTCATATTAAATATTCGCTCAATGATATGAGCTACTTCTGTATCAACTACAAGCTGATGTTTGTTCTTATCATCTTTCTTATATCCAAAAGGAGCAAATG
Coding sequences within it:
- a CDS encoding DNA helicase; translation: MEIDARGSEKSLSFCCLKIDNIFCVSRLTREGNSYLSPSSFKNLIGRVCRFGEIFNNSTGDLKYLLPEIHIVKGGYCRQNFKVENFVKGRKILVEDYDKIVDDIKNPLLVNSDSDEVKKKKAEEILENISHSDVITDNNSNKAKTKVGQLCFENNINIFSILEIEKQIDNEIENINIAQSIDTVFNIIDHLFFSKINDSNGEYNNLKRLREHEAQSFYKMLINWRIMGFTMKVMTDEVVGYWNTLREEQSRIVYVGKWGDKTRGGHREYWTDITEKDEYEKVNLAIVRLKEEYDFIDNEIVKYIEVLYSLELIEESLYLKIKYGTDDKTKIALLNCGISSILSKLLQEKYSDMFEADIGNSTVTFSKNLISEMLKNSENGIFISEVKMNAKE
- a CDS encoding recombinase family protein is translated as MSKIALYIRLSVEDQMKKDESESIVNQRYFLNDFLNRNDEFKSFKREEYVDDGYTGTNEKRPSFQRMLEEVKNGKINAIIVKDLSRFMRDYITLGDYLENIFPFLGIRFIAINDGYDSAKEKGNGTDFDIQFKGLLYDFYTKDISQKVKTVTTELKKQGKFLAWSPPFGYMKDPDNKHNIIIDEKTAWIVRKVYDLALTGLASRKIAVVMNEENIPTPNERKKELTNMDYEYNIVSSDTRDAPTWTNGTVVDILSNENYTGTYVFNMQEKSVLTPGSFKLNPKEEWSRVYEHHEAIISREEFEKVQAIKENNSFLKGKNTDYPWRKHSPLQGFARCPTCNHILGLTQSKFKRPDGSMRIHKYFHCRICKCNNVEHKNSRVDKLEDQVLALIKEKYGEAEVKPKEKISIKDIEKKMEKLQAKKMSDFEKYKLGKMTKDKFVESKNQIDNEFDRLDEKIKLSSNETEVVTDNELTRELMEKYVESVICEGSIVQKIIWK
- a CDS encoding recombinase family protein: MARTSKRYIRKSEEQTQKVFYKAGIYTRLSSERKEEWREKSSSIETQVLCCKEYALKENIKVVNIYTDYEYSGTNFERPQFQEMMQDIRERRINCIIIRDLSRLGREYLEMGRLIDKVFPFLGVRFISVNDKVDTVKDLDSKKSFEVTLKNIVNDMYAKDISVKIKTSKHNRARNGYFIGSVPPYGYKVVKLKEGQKLEVDENVRTIVEEMFRLTLEGKSQYEVAKHFNTMGYATGMVYYKTGRIYRQNGDPQWNKGTISKMLTNRTYTGTLVQGVKQQNLAKGMKQQFVDESQHIIYENAHEPIISKEDFEKVLQGRANRLKNNAFGAEMHNFERDYENRYKGLIFNNATGKELYRRTRIYGTNHDRLYYSFQNDTCTGKIDNEVRVFIMERDLDKAMSEKVADFITKATSKTKLIERVSKRFSESIGKLNKDISKLKIKTEKEEFLIQKAYEEYSLGKIDRETYSLKREIALSHIATINNEVIAIEKVVKDLERDNKTSIKWIKDVFSAKKVEKLPADLIHSLVEKIIVYGNHNFEIIFKFNMDSLMGGVKYE
- a CDS encoding recombinase family protein; translation: MRNTACMYLRLSREDGDSNESNSISNQRQIIKSYAKEKDIELSYEYVDDGYSGSNFERPYFKNMIDDLNKGKFSIIMVKDLSRFGRDYIESGKYLQKIFPEKGIRFISVNDNYDSDNADVSDTHLILPIRNFINDSYCRDISMKVKSSKEVKRKNGEFIGSFAPFGYKKDDKNKHQLVVDTEVAHIIERIFNMKIEGYSSKAIADFLNSIGTVTPSKHKENNGDNFNTGFVVKKAKWDAKMVNRIISNKVYIGVLEQGKTTKLNYKSKHEVDVSKEDWIAIENAHESIVSKSIFALANKMLLRDVKQSKDKPYILSGMLYCKDCGSPMIRRKVRDKIFYICSEYNNAGECSRHSVKEDYVTHATIHALNEYLSKYNELLKKVSEIDASKFKLKVDFESLYAEKRKYERLRQSLYMDLEEELITTEEFERFRKNYLIKIREIEKQIITKQNIVNELKMKINDKGSFVSEIVPNPESDELNRLSLVSFIDRIEIGEDNVINFVFNNIETVNLLQAIVDSDKVEAKDTHKARLISMGKLFGEHLERVEPMLAVGGVC